DNA sequence from the Myxosarcina sp. GI1 genome:
ACAGATATACTGTAGGAAATTAGTCAAATGAGCGATCGGGTAGTTCTACAGTTTGAAACCAATAATCGAGAAAAGTTTGTACTATTTCATTCAAGCGATTAGTTCCCATAGGTTTGACAATATATCCGCTAATACCGTAGTGATAGCAAGCATTAATATCTTTAGGATTAGAAGAAGTCGAAAAAATAATCACTGGAATCGATTTAAGAGTGTTGTCTTGTTTTAGTTCGGCTAAGACTTCTCTGCCATTAGTACCAGGCAAGTTTAAATCTAAGATAATTAGGGAAGGACGAGGAGACAAAGTTGCATCTTCATATTCTCCTTGGTGATATAAAAACTCTAGTGCCTCTTCCCCATCCTCACAGCGATATATAGGACTAGAAACTTTGGCTTTATTCATCATTCTAGTTAAAGCTGCAAAATCTTCGTCACTATCCTCAATAATTAATAATGGTCGTTCCTGTTTCATGTAAACTATTGCTGCAAAGTAAAGTAAAAGGTACTACCTTTTTCATAGACGGATTTTACCCAGATTTCGCCCCCGTGACGTTCGACAATTTTTTTGGTAATGGTTAGTCCCGCGCCCGTACCGCCGCCGTATTTATTTTGACCGTGTAGGCGTTTGAAAATACGAAAGATTGTGTCTAGGTGCTTTTCGCGAATACCAATACCATTATCTCGAACGTAGAAAATGGTCGGAAGCTCGAATCTATTAGAATATTCTTGCATTTTTTCGCTTACAATAGCATCGTCTTCGTCTAAATAGCCAATTTCAATAATTTTTTTAGTGTTTTTGTTATATTTTATACCGTTGCTGATTAAATTGGTAAACAGTTCGCTGACTTGAGTGCGATCGCAATTTACTGTGGGTAGAGGACGAGGAATATTAAACTCTACTTGCTTGTCTCTTTTGCTAATTTTAAGTAAATCGAGAACTCCCGCCACTAAAACGTTGAGATTTACAGAACGAATTTGCAATTCTGTTCTACCCAGGCGGGAATATTGTAGTAAGGAATCGATCAGGTTTTCCATGCGATGAGTCAACCGCATTAAAGTATTCAACTTGTCTATTCCTTCTTCATCTAAAGTATCGCCGTAGTCTTCAATCAAAAAACTGGAGTAGTTATAAATTCCTCGTAGTGGTTCTTTAAGATCGTGAGAAGCAATATAGGCAAAGGAATCTAGTTCGGTGTTGCTACGAGCTAATTCTCTATTTACCTGAGACAATTCGTCGGCTTTTCGCAGTATGATACTCACAATAGAGCTACGCAACTCTAAAGCAGCTTCTATTTCACAAACTTTCCAAGACAAAGACTTCAACTTTACAGTTTCCTGCCACTTAGCAAAAGATTTACGAGGAGATAGTCGCAAAGTTCCCGTTCGGTCTATTTCGACTGGTTTGTTAGGATTACCAGCCCAGGTGACAGTTTGAAGGACTTCGGGGCGAAACCAGATAATTAAAGTTTTTTGGACTCTAGAAATTAGTAGCCCCAGTAAACCACTGGCAACTTCTTTAAAACCTTCAGCAGCAGGATAAGCTAAGGCTAAAGAGTTGGTTTCATAAATGACTTCATTGCCAAATTGTGTTTCTAACCAGGGAAGCATCGCTGCAATAGCTGCTTCGTTTGGAGTATTGCCAATTAAAATAATCTCTTCACCTAAAAATAAGGCTGCACCACTAGCACCAACTAAATTGAGTAAACGATCGTGGTTTGGAGTCAAACCTGTTTTTAAATCGCTGGCATGGGAAATAGTTTCAATAAATTGTGACTGAATAGACTTGAGCTTCATCTTATAGTCCAAGTCCTGGTTTTCTTCTTTAGCACTCAATTCAATCGAAACTATTCGTCCGATAAACTCGCAAACAGTCCGAATTTCATAGGAAAGTTTTTTTGGTCGATTGTGATGGCAGGCGATTAAACCCCAAAGCTGTTTATTTTTAATCAAAGATACCGACATCGAAGCGGCTACGCCCATGTTGTTTAGATATTCGGTATGCAAAGGCGACACGCTACGCAATACCGACATACTCATATCTAAAGGTTCATCGGTCAGAGGATTAAACTCAGGAATTATGGGTACGGATTCGTAGTTGGCATCGGGAATCGTACGGATAAAATTGAGAGTGTAGAGATATTTTGCCTGTCGGGGAATATCGGTAGTCGGATAGTATAAACCTAAAAATGGCTCTAGTCCTTCCTCAGCAGCCTCAGCCACTACCGCCCCCGCACCTTCATCATTGAAACGATAGACCATAACCCGATCGAATTCCGTTATTTTTTTAACTTCTTCAACGATCGCGTTACATAACTCATCTAAAGTATTGGTATTTTGTATTCTTTCAATCGGTTTTTTGACTAATTTATAAAAATTGAAAAAATCGACTTTTTGTCGGGGTTGAGTTGCAGAACTGTCTTCACCGATTCTGACGCACTGAAAACTTTCTTTTGAGTCTGAAGGAATGGTAGCCGCACTTGGTTCTAATTCGACGATAACTATTTCTCCATTTTGATGGACGATTCCATCAAAAGTTACAGTAGAACCATTGCGATCGAACTCAATTGGCAAAGGATTGACAAGCTCGAAGGCTTTGGACAAGCAATGCTTGATTTTTTCTACTATTTCTGTTCCTAATAGCTCTTGCAAAGGTTTATCTAATAAACTTGTAGCCTCTATCCCCAGTATTTGCTTCGTGTTTAAACTAACCTGCAAAATTTTGTATTCTGAAGCCGAAACTGCCAATAAAACCCCGTGTGGCTGAATCGAACTAGGAATATGAATTGGTTCGCGATCGCAGTTAGTTAAATCGGCAGACTTTATACTAACATCTGTAGTCGCTGCAAGAAATTGAGAACCTGAATCGAAAGACATATAAAAATTGGGAGTTTTGAGAACGATTTGTCTGACAAATAATTATTTATATTTGTTTATTGTTTAATAGCTTAGTTTTGTGTTCCTCAGATGTTGGTGGTAAAGTTGAAGTACCAACATTATTAGATTCTATAGATTCACTTTTATCGATTAAAGTAGCAGTTTGTGAAATAGGATCTAAAGTAGAAACATCCTGCTGTCTAAAAAGATTTATAATTCCCGATTCGTAGTTAGAGGCAAGTGCTAAAAATGCTCCTGCCAAAATATAAATCGGTAAAGGCAAAATAAAATCTTTAATCCATAGCCCAAATTCGGCTAAAACAAACAAAACACCGACGCAAATCAACCAGAAATTTAACATTTTACCATCCTCTAGTGCCTACTTCACCCTTAAAAGGTCCAACTATATCGCTAGTAATCCAGCCGCCATAAAAGTCTCCTGCCTGAGAGCGAACTAATTCTTCATCAACATAGCAAGCATCCATTCTACTAGGATAAACAGCCACATAGTTTTTAATTGGCGCAAAAGCTTCATTGGGTTGAAGATAATACCAGGCTGCTGAGGTCGCCTGTTTGTCACCGACAATAATCGTGTAATAGTTAGCGACTCCTTTCCACTCACAAAAAGAACGTTTGGCAGGTACCTGTTGAAAATGTTCTTTTTGTATATCCTCTGGCGGAATATAGTATGTAGGCGGATGGCTGGTTTCTAAGACACGATAGGCATTGCAACTATCGGCAATAGTTACACCATTGAATATTACTTTAATTCGTTTGGGCGATCGCTCCAAACGGGGCGGACGGGGATAATCCCATACAGACTCTTGACCTGGTTGGGGTTCTATACGTTGGGGATAAGCTGCCATGCTAAAGCTAAAATCTATATTAGTTAAAGATTTAATTTTAAACCAACTAAATTATTCATTTCCAACGATAGTGCAATCAGCTTGTCTCTCTACCAGATAGAAACCTATTACTTATTACCTATTACCCTTTTTTACTTCCTACTTTTTACTTTCTACTTTTGACTTTTTACTTTCTCTATCCCTGTACTACCTGTTTGACAGTCGTAAAGGTTTCTAAGCCAATCAAGCCTTGTCTGGCACCTTTTTGATTGGAAATTCCCAAAAATACGCTTTCGCCATTATTAGGATTGCGATCGAATCTGGGAGAAGCGTTGATATAAACCAAAGCCGTATCTACACCCTGAACGAATTGTCGGCTTTCCTGATATGACTCGGTAAAGATACAATCGGCATGGTGGCTGCTGTAGCGATCGATCCAAGAAATACTTTGAGTCAAATTGTCAACGTAGCGAAAAGCAACAGTTCGATTCAAATAAGGTTGTTGCCATTCTAACGGTGAAGCTAGCTTTAAATAGTCGGGAAATTCTTCTACTAAAGTATTATCTCCTTTGAGTGTGAAACCTTTTTCCTGCAAACTTTTAAATAAAGATTGTATATAAGGAACTTTTTTATCTCGATGGACCAAAACTTTTTCAATAGCGTTGACTGCATCGGGTTCGCTGGCATGACTGTCGATAATTGCGTGGCGCAATGACTCCAAACTACCACTTTCAGCCCAGTAGCAGTAGCAATTACCAATTGCGGTTTTTAAAACGGGTGCGGTAGCTTGTTCTGCAACTTGCTGAATTAGACTAGGACGACCATAGGGAATAATTAAATTTAAATACTGGTCTTGAGTAACTAAATCTTGAATTGAAGTTCCAGAATCGGGAAAAATAGCTTCTAAACACCCCAGGGGAAGATTTGTAGATGACAGCGCATTTTGCATAATTTGCGCGATCGTATGATTGGTGTTACTGGTAGTGCTACAGCCCCTCAAAATAATGCTGTTGCCAGATTTCAGACACATTCCTGCTGCGATCGCCGCTAGCTCGGGGAAGGCTTCATAGACAAAAGCAACAGCTCCCAAAGACATTAATTGACAGTATGTTTGAGATGGTTCTAACTGATAGGGAGCATTAATCAATTTACGGGTAGGATCTGGCAGTTTTGCTAACTGTTTTAAAGTTTTTACGGCAATTTCCAGCCTTTCTGGCGTTAACTTCAACCAATCGACGATTATTTCTGGTACCGCCATATCGCGGCTAATTTCCAAATCGATAGTATTAGCTTCTAAAATTTCATCGAAGCTATTATTCAATGCCTTTGCCAGGGTTTCTACTCCCTGACGACGCATTAATCCCGAAGTCCAAGCTAATTGTTCTGCGGCTTGTCGCGATCGCTCGACTATAGCTACAATTTTATTTGATGAAGTCTGCATCTTTCTTAAATTAATGCCGATAAATTACCCAAAGCATTATTGTTAGTAGGATTACTGATATTAACAGAACTATTGCCAAAAAAATAATACTCTGAGCCGAAAGCCAATGCAACAGAATGGGTAAAATAACCGCAGCCGCTACGGCTAAAAAAATAGTGGTTCCCAAAACTGCCGATAAATAGTTTTGTGACCAACGGCTATAGGCATTAGTCCAACGATATCCCGTCCAACGCCAAGCTTTTTTATGATATATCGAGGATAACTGTTCGATTACTTGACCGTTTTCTTTGACAACAAAAATTTGCTGGCAGCGATCGCACCCTAATGCTTCTGTTAAAACAATCGACTTGAGATTTCCCCGTCGCCTGCAAGGACACGGATAAACACTAGTAAAATCTATTTTTTTGGTTTTATGATAGGGTCGCACGCTTAATACAAGTAATATAGGTATAGTATATTTTGACAGCTATCTATAAACATATATTACTATTTATTTTTATTATCCTTTCAGGATATAAATTACTATGACCAAATCAAAACAATAGCTAATATCTTCGATCGAGAGGGAGCGATAGAAAGCTTTTTATTGTATATCGGGATAGCGGGATTTGAACCCACGACCCCCGCTTCCCGAAAGCGGTGCGCTACCAAACTGCGCCACATCCCGAATCAGATTTAATCATATACCCTTTTGTCGCGATCTTGCAAATTGTAGATTTGACAAAGGTTTTGGTCGATACAGAAGTAATTCTGAAAATTGGTTAAAGATTGATTCTTTTTTCGCGATTGCATCGCGAATGAGATTGATGTATGGAGAATGATGGTTCTTAGCAATAGTAGCAGCAGGATAACCTCCTTCTAAAAGAGCGGTTTCTCCTTCACATAAAATACGAATTGTATCTTCTGTATCTCGATCTTGTTGGTTTAGCTCGATCTTCTTTTGAGACTAAATTTTTAAACCTTACGATAAAAATAGTTTTTGTTTTTTTGTTTCAGATTTGGTTAATTTACATCTATTAATACTAATTTCTTCTGCATCTAACTTAAAGTATATTTGTATTCCGCTTTGAGTAGTTTCAAAATTGTCTGAGATTCATATTTAATAATGCCTGGAATTTCATGAAGCTGTTGAAAAAAAGCAAATAGTTGTTCGTGTTCTCCAAAATAGACATCTACAACAATGTTATAGCGTCCTGCTGTAATCGCTACAAATCGTACTTCTTCAAACTGAGATAAAGTTTCGGCGACAGTCTCGACGCAAGTATTTTTTACTGTCAACCAGACAATGATAAAGTTAGCGTTTCCCGTTAGTGCAGGATTGGGCCAAGCCAATATTTTAATAATTTCTGAACTGAGTAGACGCTGCACTCTATAACGGGCAGTCGCTTCGGGTATATCTAAATGTTGGGCAATTTCGCGAAAAGACATTCTACCGTCAACACGAAGCAAATTGATAATATCTCGATCTAAACGATCTAATTCTAAATTTCTCACTACTAAATTCAAATAATCGTAATTAATAAATACATTGTTTCAGATAACCACAATAAAAAATAGCAAAAATAATTTCGTAGTAAAAATCACATAAAACAAATGGAGTTTTACTTAATCTACTTACGAAATAGTGTAAGTAGATTAAGTAAAACGATTTGAAAAGGTGAGCGATCGTGACATATAGTTGGATTAAAAATCGGCGTTGTGCTGCTGTTTTAAGTTTTGATGTAGATGGAGAGTCGGGCATACTGGCAAGCGATCCCAGAATGTCTCAAAGATTATCGGCGATGTCCTGGGGGCGTTATGGACCCAAAACAGGTGTACCTCGCATCTTAGAGATGTTGAAAAAACAAGAGGTACGAGCAACTTTTTTTGTACCTGGCTATACCGCAGAGTTGTATCCAGATTTGATTAAAAGAATTAGCGATGAAGGTCATGAAATCGGGGTACATGGTTATTTACATGAAAAAGTATCTGACCTCGATACGATTCAAGAAGAAACCGCACTGATTAAAACTTGCGACATCTTAGAAAAGATTACCTCACGTAGACCTATTGGCTATCGTTCACCCCTTTGGGATGTCAATCAGCGTACTCCCGAAATTTTGGCGAGTCATGGAATAGTTTATGATTCTTCCTTAATGGATGATGATGTTCCCTATACCATCTCTACACCAAGAGGAGATTTAGTAGAAATCCCCGTGCATTGGACGAATGATGATTGGGAACAGTTTGCTTTTCACATGGACCCTCCTATCGGTAGCGGTGTCATTGAGACTTGCGCCAAAGCTTTGCAACTATGGCAGGAAGAAGTCACAGGAATGCACCACTATGGAGGAGCATTCGTTCTGACGATGCATCCTGAACTAATCGGTAGACCAGCTAGAGTTTTGATGCTAGAAAAATTAATTGACTATATGCGATCGCTTGATGGGCTGTGGCTGACTACCTGCGAAGAAATTGCACGTTATCATCAGCAACAAAATTTAGCTAAGACTGAATTAGAAACGGTTTATTAAATACGCTTAATGTGAATTAGCGGTGAGACCCCGCGGAATTTTCAATCCGCAAGGGAATGCTCACCAAGAAGCTTCGTTGAAAACTTATTAGTTTGTAGCTATTAGCCTTTTAATCTTTGAAAGATTAACTATTGTAGATCTGGGATTACGTAATTCTTTGTGTTTCAACTTATTTAATTTATTCGTTCATTTTGATTCACATCAGACGTTAAATAGAAAAAAGTTCGATGGAAACTAATACTCTAACCACAAAATTCAATCTTGCTTTGCTCAATAGTTTGCTCATCACCTATGTAGGTGTAGTTTATTTATTGGGTGTGGCTTTATTGTTCCCTCAAAACTGGCTATTGAATGCTATTGGAGTAATTCTAACAATTCATAGTTTGGTGCTTTCAGCTTACCTAATTCATGAGTTGCTTCACGACAATATTTTTAAGCAGCGCAATCATAATAGCATTTTCGGACGCATTTTGACTCATATCAATGGTGCTTGCTATGCACCTTATGAAGATGTGGTAGAACATCATATCAACCATCATATCGATCGCGCTGATTTAGTACCTTTTGATATTGCCCAATTCTTTAACGATCTACCTAAGCCAATTCGCTATTTATTTGTAGCTTTAGAGTGGGCATACTTTCCTGTATTTGCATTTATTATGCGTTGGCGGTTGATAATTGCACCGTTTAAGAATCATCAGAAACGACATTTACGGGGACGAACTCTGGCAATTCTGGCGTATCGAGGCAGTTTAGCTGTAATTGTGGCTTTCATTTCTGTAAAAGCTCTGTTACTTTATTTTTTGGCATACATCTGTTTTATTAACTTGGTTCGTTTGGCTGATGCTTTTCACCACACTTATGAATACGCGATCGCAGGAGAAGAAATTAATAGGCGCGATCGTCTTTACGAACAGGCAAATACTTACTCTAACTTTGTTTCTCAGAAATATCCATGGTTGAACTTGCTTTACCTCAACTTTGGCTACCACAATGCCCATCATCACGACATGCGCTGTCCCTGGTATCGCCTGCCAGAATTACATCAGAGTCTTTATGGCGACGAGGCAAAAAATCTCTTACCTTTACCTCAGCTTATCAGTAACTACCATCGCTTTCGGATCGCTCGTTTGTTTGGCGGACAGGGTGATGTAGATGCAGAAAATAGGGAAACTGAAGCTTTTACTGGTGGAATTGGCGTCTCTTTATTAACTCCTCCGTAAACATTGATTATCGAACATTAAACATTTAACAACTAATGACTAAAAACTAATAACCAATGACAGATAACTTTTTATTTTCTAGACGTAAAGCGATACAGTTAATGGCTGGAATGGCTGGCGGTATTGCTCTACATAGCGTGACTTCTCCTGTTGCCAGATCGGATTCGATGATGAAGATGACTTTAGGTGGAGTAACTTGGATCGGGCTGACACCTTTTTATATTGCTAAAGAACAAGGTTTTTTTACCGAAAATAATCTCGATGTCAATCTGCAAATCTTTGGCGCAAATACCGACTATATGGCAGCATTTTTAGCCAATCGGATCGATGGCTGCATTTCTGCCGTTACGTCAGAAGTCGTGTTATTAGCCGATAAAGGTAAAGACTACAAAATAGTTTTAGTTCAGGATAATTCGGCTGGCGGCGATGGCATTCTCGCTCGTAATAGTGTTGCCAGTATTGCCGATTTTAAAGGCAAGCAAGTAGCGGTCGAACAGGGTGCAGTGGGTCATTTTTTCTTGCTACAGGTCTTAAAAGAGGCTGGTTTGAGTGAAGATGATATTACAATCGTTAATGCCGATGCGCCAACGGCAGCAGCAGCCTATCAAGCAGGTAATGTGGATATTGCCAGTAGCTTCGCACCGTTTTTATCTCAAGCCAACGAAGCACAATCAGACGGCAGAATTATTTACGATTCGTCTAAGATGCCTACAGCAATTACCGATTTTTATATTTTAGATAGTCAATACATTGAAGAAAATCCCGAAGCAGCAACAGCGTTTATTACAGGAATTATTAAAGCTATAGATTTTTTAGCAACCAATCGAGATGAAGCAATTGCGATCGCTGCCGCTCAATTAGAAGTCACCCCCGAAGCTTTGGCTAAAGATTTAGAAGGGATTAAGTTACCAGGAGCGGAGACAAACTTGGAGATGCTGGCAAATACTAACAGCGATCTATATATTCTCAATTCTCTTAATGCTATGGGAGAGTTTTTAGTAGACCAGGGAGAAATTCAAGCAGTTCCCGACATGGCAACATTTCTCGAACCTCAGTTTATTCAATCTGTTCGAGCAGATCGGTAAACATTTATCATTGACGAGCGACCTTGGCGAGGTTTCCTCGCCTAAAGCACTCGCGAGTTGAGCATTCATCATTTACCAATGTTCAATATAACGAGTTCAAAAGGATGCCGCGTTGCATATTGTTCGACATAATTTGGTTAATGAAACAAATGAACAAATCACATACCCCCTATTTACGTCCTTCGGTTTTTTGGAGTATCCGTCAGGGTTTTCCTGCATGGCTAAAGTTACTGCTAACTATTGTTGCTTTAGTCGTACCTTTAGCTATTTGGTCGTTTCTCAGCTACAACGAATTAGTCAATCCGCAATTTTTACCTACTCCCGTAGCAGTATTGCAAGCGGGGATTGAGATGTTTAAATCGGAAAATTTAATCGTCGATATTGCTGCCAGCTTTGGTCGAGTTTTGGCAGGTTTTTTGTTAGCTGCGATCGTCGGAATTCCTTTGGGAATAGCGATGGGAACGTTTTATAGTATGGAAAGTTTATTCGGTTCGATTGTTGGTGTGGTTCGCTATATGCCGATCGCCGCTTTTATGCCGTTAATTGTCCTTTGGGCGGGTTTGGGAGAAGTTTCTAAAGTTCTGATTATTTTCTTGGGCATTGTGTTTTACAACGCGATCATGATTGCCGATGCAGTAAAATTCATTCCCATTGAAATGTTTAATGCTGCCTATACTTTAGGTGCAAACCGCTTCAATTTGGTATTTCGCGTCATTTTGCCCGCAGTTGTTCCTAGTATTATTGATACCTTGAGAGTAAATGTCGCAGGGGCTTGGAACTTTTTGGTAATTTCCGAATTGATTGCTGCCCAAAACGGTTTGGGATTCAAAATTATTTATTCGCAAAGGTTTTTGAATACCGATAAGGTTTTGTTTTGTATTGTAATCATCGGCATTATTGGCTTACTGCTAGATTATAGTTTTAAGCTATTTTATAAGCTGGCATTACCATGGGCGGAACAATAAGGGTTAAAAGTCAAAAGTTAAAAGTTAAAAGTTAAAAACTGAAATGAATTTTAAGCTCGATCGCAATGGTACGGCTCTACTAATCATCGATTTTCAGGCTGATGTATTCGATGGGGGTGCTTTACAGTTAGTTGGTACAGAGGCGGTTTTGCCACAAGCCAAACGGGTATTAGCAGCAGCTAGAGAAATTGGTTTGCCCGTCATTCACACTC
Encoded proteins:
- a CDS encoding response regulator, whose amino-acid sequence is MKQERPLLIIEDSDEDFAALTRMMNKAKVSSPIYRCEDGEEALEFLYHQGEYEDATLSPRPSLIILDLNLPGTNGREVLAELKQDNTLKSIPVIIFSTSSNPKDINACYHYGISGYIVKPMGTNRLNEIVQTFLDYWFQTVELPDRSFD
- a CDS encoding ATP-binding protein, producing the protein MSFDSGSQFLAATTDVSIKSADLTNCDREPIHIPSSIQPHGVLLAVSASEYKILQVSLNTKQILGIEATSLLDKPLQELLGTEIVEKIKHCLSKAFELVNPLPIEFDRNGSTVTFDGIVHQNGEIVIVELEPSAATIPSDSKESFQCVRIGEDSSATQPRQKVDFFNFYKLVKKPIERIQNTNTLDELCNAIVEEVKKITEFDRVMVYRFNDEGAGAVVAEAAEEGLEPFLGLYYPTTDIPRQAKYLYTLNFIRTIPDANYESVPIIPEFNPLTDEPLDMSMSVLRSVSPLHTEYLNNMGVAASMSVSLIKNKQLWGLIACHHNRPKKLSYEIRTVCEFIGRIVSIELSAKEENQDLDYKMKLKSIQSQFIETISHASDLKTGLTPNHDRLLNLVGASGAALFLGEEIILIGNTPNEAAIAAMLPWLETQFGNEVIYETNSLALAYPAAEGFKEVASGLLGLLISRVQKTLIIWFRPEVLQTVTWAGNPNKPVEIDRTGTLRLSPRKSFAKWQETVKLKSLSWKVCEIEAALELRSSIVSIILRKADELSQVNRELARSNTELDSFAYIASHDLKEPLRGIYNYSSFLIEDYGDTLDEEGIDKLNTLMRLTHRMENLIDSLLQYSRLGRTELQIRSVNLNVLVAGVLDLLKISKRDKQVEFNIPRPLPTVNCDRTQVSELFTNLISNGIKYNKNTKKIIEIGYLDEDDAIVSEKMQEYSNRFELPTIFYVRDNGIGIREKHLDTIFRIFKRLHGQNKYGGGTGAGLTITKKIVERHGGEIWVKSVYEKGSTFYFTLQQ
- a CDS encoding DUF427 domain-containing protein — protein: MAAYPQRIEPQPGQESVWDYPRPPRLERSPKRIKVIFNGVTIADSCNAYRVLETSHPPTYYIPPEDIQKEHFQQVPAKRSFCEWKGVANYYTIIVGDKQATSAAWYYLQPNEAFAPIKNYVAVYPSRMDACYVDEELVRSQAGDFYGGWITSDIVGPFKGEVGTRGW
- a CDS encoding glutamate-5-semialdehyde dehydrogenase gives rise to the protein MQTSSNKIVAIVERSRQAAEQLAWTSGLMRRQGVETLAKALNNSFDEILEANTIDLEISRDMAVPEIIVDWLKLTPERLEIAVKTLKQLAKLPDPTRKLINAPYQLEPSQTYCQLMSLGAVAFVYEAFPELAAIAAGMCLKSGNSIILRGCSTTSNTNHTIAQIMQNALSSTNLPLGCLEAIFPDSGTSIQDLVTQDQYLNLIIPYGRPSLIQQVAEQATAPVLKTAIGNCYCYWAESGSLESLRHAIIDSHASEPDAVNAIEKVLVHRDKKVPYIQSLFKSLQEKGFTLKGDNTLVEEFPDYLKLASPLEWQQPYLNRTVAFRYVDNLTQSISWIDRYSSHHADCIFTESYQESRQFVQGVDTALVYINASPRFDRNPNNGESVFLGISNQKGARQGLIGLETFTTVKQVVQG
- a CDS encoding Lrp/AsnC family transcriptional regulator, with protein sequence MRNLELDRLDRDIINLLRVDGRMSFREIAQHLDIPEATARYRVQRLLSSEIIKILAWPNPALTGNANFIIVWLTVKNTCVETVAETLSQFEEVRFVAITAGRYNIVVDVYFGEHEQLFAFFQQLHEIPGIIKYESQTILKLLKAEYKYTLS
- a CDS encoding polysaccharide deacetylase; protein product: MTYSWIKNRRCAAVLSFDVDGESGILASDPRMSQRLSAMSWGRYGPKTGVPRILEMLKKQEVRATFFVPGYTAELYPDLIKRISDEGHEIGVHGYLHEKVSDLDTIQEETALIKTCDILEKITSRRPIGYRSPLWDVNQRTPEILASHGIVYDSSLMDDDVPYTISTPRGDLVEIPVHWTNDDWEQFAFHMDPPIGSGVIETCAKALQLWQEEVTGMHHYGGAFVLTMHPELIGRPARVLMLEKLIDYMRSLDGLWLTTCEEIARYHQQQNLAKTELETVY
- a CDS encoding fatty acid desaturase; protein product: METNTLTTKFNLALLNSLLITYVGVVYLLGVALLFPQNWLLNAIGVILTIHSLVLSAYLIHELLHDNIFKQRNHNSIFGRILTHINGACYAPYEDVVEHHINHHIDRADLVPFDIAQFFNDLPKPIRYLFVALEWAYFPVFAFIMRWRLIIAPFKNHQKRHLRGRTLAILAYRGSLAVIVAFISVKALLLYFLAYICFINLVRLADAFHHTYEYAIAGEEINRRDRLYEQANTYSNFVSQKYPWLNLLYLNFGYHNAHHHDMRCPWYRLPELHQSLYGDEAKNLLPLPQLISNYHRFRIARLFGGQGDVDAENRETEAFTGGIGVSLLTPP
- a CDS encoding ABC transporter substrate-binding protein, which codes for MTDNFLFSRRKAIQLMAGMAGGIALHSVTSPVARSDSMMKMTLGGVTWIGLTPFYIAKEQGFFTENNLDVNLQIFGANTDYMAAFLANRIDGCISAVTSEVVLLADKGKDYKIVLVQDNSAGGDGILARNSVASIADFKGKQVAVEQGAVGHFFLLQVLKEAGLSEDDITIVNADAPTAAAAYQAGNVDIASSFAPFLSQANEAQSDGRIIYDSSKMPTAITDFYILDSQYIEENPEAATAFITGIIKAIDFLATNRDEAIAIAAAQLEVTPEALAKDLEGIKLPGAETNLEMLANTNSDLYILNSLNAMGEFLVDQGEIQAVPDMATFLEPQFIQSVRADR
- a CDS encoding ABC transporter permease; translation: MNKSHTPYLRPSVFWSIRQGFPAWLKLLLTIVALVVPLAIWSFLSYNELVNPQFLPTPVAVLQAGIEMFKSENLIVDIAASFGRVLAGFLLAAIVGIPLGIAMGTFYSMESLFGSIVGVVRYMPIAAFMPLIVLWAGLGEVSKVLIIFLGIVFYNAIMIADAVKFIPIEMFNAAYTLGANRFNLVFRVILPAVVPSIIDTLRVNVAGAWNFLVISELIAAQNGLGFKIIYSQRFLNTDKVLFCIVIIGIIGLLLDYSFKLFYKLALPWAEQ